A region from the Candidatus Electrothrix scaldis genome encodes:
- a CDS encoding DUF3226 domain-containing protein yields MGYRPEKLLLVEGRDDKAVISAVAKRHGVECGDKSKNQLIAIKTLEGLGKLKEKISVELKDSSIKTIGVVLDADKSSENRWQSIRNCLIENYPTLPKPLPEEGLIHKGEKKIGVWIMPDNNEAGMLETFLQFFVPEGNKELWDFAEQSCTSARERGAPFRISHTDKAKIHTWLAWQDPPGTQLYTAITKRIFDSNLPQATLFMQWFKDLFEV; encoded by the coding sequence ATGGGATATCGCCCTGAAAAGCTCTTACTCGTTGAAGGACGGGATGATAAAGCTGTTATTTCCGCCGTCGCAAAACGTCATGGAGTAGAGTGTGGAGATAAAAGCAAGAACCAGCTTATTGCGATTAAGACTTTAGAAGGTTTAGGTAAACTCAAAGAAAAAATTTCTGTTGAGTTGAAAGACTCTTCAATTAAGACTATCGGAGTAGTGCTTGACGCAGATAAATCTTCTGAAAATCGTTGGCAAAGTATCCGTAACTGTTTAATCGAAAATTATCCAACTCTCCCAAAACCCTTGCCTGAAGAGGGTCTTATTCATAAAGGTGAGAAGAAAATAGGCGTATGGATCATGCCGGATAATAATGAAGCAGGTATGCTGGAAACTTTTCTTCAATTTTTCGTACCCGAAGGTAACAAGGAGCTGTGGGATTTTGCCGAGCAGAGTTGCACATCAGCTAGAGAGCGAGGTGCCCCTTTCAGAATAAGCCATACTGACAAAGCAAAAATTCATACTTGGTTGGCATGGCAAGATCCTCCAGGCACACAGCTTTACACAGCGATTACAAAACGTATTTTCGATTCTAATTTACCGCAGGCCACCCTGTTCATGCAATGGTTCAAAGACCTGTTTGAAGTATGA
- a CDS encoding biopolymer transporter ExbD: MKLNNRSIAPPRVEMLPLIDIVFLLLVFFIYAMLSMAVHRGQTVDLPESGTAGLETAEAVSVTIQNQNGALKLFVDEKPVELPQLEQLLEGKKKEGAENSPDVQIFADKSVSYQELFQVLDRVRLAGLTSISLQAQAEAATP, encoded by the coding sequence ATGAAACTGAACAATCGCAGTATAGCACCGCCTCGGGTGGAAATGCTGCCCCTGATTGATATCGTGTTCCTGTTGTTGGTCTTTTTTATCTATGCCATGCTCTCTATGGCAGTGCATCGTGGTCAAACCGTGGATTTGCCGGAATCCGGCACTGCGGGTCTGGAAACGGCAGAGGCGGTCAGTGTGACCATCCAGAATCAGAACGGAGCCCTGAAGCTTTTTGTTGATGAAAAGCCGGTAGAACTCCCTCAGCTGGAGCAGCTGTTGGAGGGCAAGAAGAAAGAGGGGGCGGAGAACAGCCCTGATGTCCAGATCTTTGCCGATAAGTCGGTTTCCTATCAGGAGCTTTTTCAGGTCTTGGATCGGGTTCGCTTGGCTGGCCTGACCAGTATATCTCTTCAGGCTCAGGCAGAGGCCGCAACACCATGA
- a CDS encoding AAA family ATPase, whose protein sequence is MITQLEIKNFRGFSEYTIEDVGQVNLLVGTNNCGKTSILEAVHLLKSRGDAAVLFSLLSRRGERIQNEERTHRDAEGDLCRLFHGFGLTPKSSLVISAADHAIEKLSVSINEIQPVQLHLFKDLVDSAGRYQLDVEWGSDQDRNTKQEYPISYTGGLSYHYMRKMSHATKSSIEDDRNIEFVPASSLAPQEIVALFDKIVLTPDEELVLETVKIIEPDIIRLASLGVSDGYYPLRSGDYARGGIIVKSSKWEERIPIGSFGDGIWRLLGLILSLVAAKNGTLLIDEIDTGLHHTVMSKMWKLICTTARKLNVQVFATTHSSDCWKTLADNAVEEEFADMPIRIHRINKDKESAVTFTNREMHLALDREIEVR, encoded by the coding sequence ATGATAACACAGCTTGAGATAAAGAACTTCAGAGGGTTCTCTGAATATACGATTGAGGATGTCGGGCAGGTTAATTTGCTGGTCGGCACGAATAATTGCGGGAAAACTTCAATCTTGGAAGCTGTTCATCTGCTTAAATCCCGTGGTGATGCAGCAGTGTTGTTTTCCCTCCTCTCTCGAAGAGGAGAGCGGATTCAAAATGAAGAGCGAACGCATCGCGATGCGGAAGGAGATTTATGCCGACTGTTTCATGGCTTTGGTTTGACACCAAAATCATCCTTGGTTATTAGCGCTGCTGACCATGCAATTGAAAAGTTATCTGTTTCCATTAATGAAATCCAACCGGTTCAGCTCCATCTGTTCAAAGATCTTGTTGATTCTGCAGGACGATACCAACTTGACGTCGAGTGGGGGAGTGATCAGGACAGAAATACCAAACAAGAATATCCCATCAGTTACACAGGAGGATTATCTTATCATTATATGCGGAAGATGTCTCATGCCACCAAATCAAGCATAGAAGACGACCGTAATATAGAATTCGTACCAGCTTCCTCTTTGGCTCCACAAGAGATTGTTGCTTTATTCGACAAGATTGTTCTCACACCGGATGAAGAGTTGGTGCTGGAAACTGTAAAAATTATCGAACCCGATATTATCCGACTTGCCTCTCTCGGAGTCAGTGACGGATATTATCCTTTGCGTTCTGGAGACTACGCCCGTGGAGGCATCATCGTAAAAAGCAGCAAATGGGAAGAACGGATTCCTATAGGTAGTTTCGGCGACGGAATATGGCGCCTGCTTGGTCTTATCCTCTCTCTCGTTGCCGCAAAAAACGGCACCTTGCTCATCGACGAAATCGACACCGGCCTGCATCACACGGTCATGTCCAAAATGTGGAAGCTGATCTGCACCACAGCGAGAAAACTCAACGTTCAGGTCTTTGCCACCACTCACAGCAGCGATTGCTGGAAGACCTTAGCAGACAATGCCGTCGAAGAGGAATTCGCCGACATGCCTATACGTATTCATCGAATTAATAAGGATAAAGAGAGCGCGGTAACCTTTACGAACAGAGAAATGCATCTTGCGCTAGATCGAGAAATAGAGGTGCGCTGA
- a CDS encoding MotA/TolQ/ExbB proton channel family protein encodes MLEIIRNGGLVMWPLLACSVIVLTIILERILFWGTMAYRRNRPLRDEVLHIAESRDWQQIEEKTEDSDDAIVRVLKVGILHRDYDMSKAMESEAQHLLKQMSQFMTVLDTIITVAPLLGILGTVIGIISSFKMLGSSGMADPKLVTGGIAQALITTAAGLTISIFTVFPYNYFKSRIENAAHLMEKYATRLEVGYRRLQAEGIQ; translated from the coding sequence ATGTTGGAAATTATTCGTAACGGTGGCCTGGTTATGTGGCCACTCCTGGCCTGTTCTGTGATTGTGCTGACTATCATCCTTGAACGTATCTTGTTCTGGGGAACTATGGCCTATCGACGTAACCGCCCCTTGCGCGATGAGGTGTTGCATATTGCCGAAAGCAGGGATTGGCAGCAGATTGAAGAAAAAACAGAAGACAGTGATGATGCTATTGTCCGGGTACTCAAAGTAGGAATCCTGCACAGGGATTATGATATGAGTAAGGCAATGGAGTCCGAGGCCCAGCACCTGCTCAAGCAGATGTCCCAGTTTATGACCGTACTGGACACTATAATCACGGTGGCGCCGCTTCTGGGCATCCTGGGCACGGTGATCGGGATTATCTCCTCTTTCAAGATGCTCGGCAGCAGTGGTATGGCTGATCCCAAGCTGGTGACTGGCGGAATTGCCCAGGCCCTGATTACCACAGCTGCGGGCCTGACCATCTCCATTTTTACGGTCTTCCCCTATAATTATTTCAAGAGCCGGATTGAGAACGCAGCCCATCTCATGGAAAAATACGCTACCCGGCTGGAGGTAGGATATCGGAGATTACAGGCGGAGGGAATACAATGA
- a CDS encoding TonB family protein encodes MNEAMQRMVPAILFTIGLHGALLSWRMQQPPPTVRPKPLPQKITVSLTRLPPPAPPMKKIVQEVPSLPQLAAAEYQPIKPIKPIVPKPKPLKKIVQKVPSLPKLAQVQHQAIRPVTLQPGKKISTKLPVLPKIAPVTQQEIKPLKVVKPLPKPEPQRIPTPVRTITPVVSRQQSSTVVRQAQPVVSQQRPIVRSATIHPATPTRYRQTYQRTNQQPVSTRQVRTRQVLASTPSRTTSGRTVRTTNQTTKRATPAKNTGVVREAAPLYQSNPPPEYPRMARRRGLEGVVTIEAKVDPNGRVAELRLFASSGHSLLDKAALKAVRGWKFSPGTVGGRAQSMWVKVPVRFQLH; translated from the coding sequence ATGAATGAAGCCATGCAGCGGATGGTCCCTGCAATCCTGTTCACCATTGGTCTGCATGGGGCCTTGCTTTCCTGGCGAATGCAGCAGCCCCCGCCGACTGTACGACCGAAGCCTTTACCGCAGAAGATTACAGTTAGTCTGACGAGGCTTCCACCGCCTGCGCCGCCGATGAAAAAGATTGTCCAGGAGGTGCCATCTCTTCCCCAGCTTGCAGCGGCAGAGTATCAGCCGATCAAACCGATCAAACCGATCGTACCCAAGCCTAAACCGCTGAAGAAGATCGTGCAAAAGGTGCCTTCACTGCCCAAGCTTGCGCAGGTGCAGCATCAAGCGATCCGTCCGGTCACGCTCCAGCCGGGAAAGAAGATCTCCACCAAGCTCCCGGTGCTACCGAAGATCGCTCCGGTTACGCAGCAGGAGATTAAGCCCTTGAAAGTCGTCAAGCCGTTACCAAAGCCTGAGCCGCAACGTATTCCGACACCGGTACGGACCATTACTCCAGTTGTTTCGCGCCAGCAGAGTAGTACGGTGGTAAGGCAGGCTCAGCCTGTCGTTTCGCAGCAGCGGCCTATAGTGCGCAGTGCAACGATACATCCAGCAACACCGACAAGGTATCGGCAAACATATCAGAGAACAAATCAACAGCCGGTGAGCACAAGGCAGGTGCGTACGAGGCAGGTGCTTGCATCAACTCCAAGCAGAACAACAAGCGGGAGGACAGTCCGAACAACAAATCAAACAACAAAGCGAGCAACACCAGCGAAGAATACAGGTGTGGTCCGGGAAGCAGCACCGCTTTATCAGAGCAACCCGCCACCGGAATATCCCCGCATGGCGAGACGACGTGGGCTTGAAGGAGTTGTCACCATCGAGGCCAAGGTTGATCCCAACGGCAGGGTGGCAGAGTTACGGCTCTTTGCCAGCAGCGGGCACAGCTTGCTTGATAAGGCAGCCCTAAAGGCTGTACGGGGATGGAAGTTTTCTCCGGGTACGGTAGGGGGCAGGGCCCAGTCAATGTGGGTGAAGGTGCCGGTGCGCTTTCAGTTGCATTGA